One genomic segment of uncultured Desulfobacter sp. includes these proteins:
- a CDS encoding response regulator, with product MANAARLLIVDDNEDILSTFYEFFNSLGYEVKTAVDGFAALKILRDKPDYFHCLITDLVMPNISGVGLISIVKKEYPDIKTVAMTGYGDHPGALASEARADIVIFKPVDLFKIERKVAELIGSTKE from the coding sequence ATGGCAAATGCGGCTCGACTTCTGATCGTAGACGATAACGAAGATATTCTGTCTACTTTTTATGAATTTTTTAACTCACTTGGGTATGAGGTTAAGACTGCGGTGGACGGATTTGCCGCTTTAAAAATTCTGCGGGATAAACCCGATTATTTTCATTGCCTGATCACAGACCTTGTAATGCCTAACATCAGTGGTGTTGGGCTGATTTCCATTGTAAAAAAGGAATATCCTGACATTAAAACCGTTGCTATGACCGGGTATGGGGATCACCCCGGAGCCCTTGCGTCCGAAGCCCGGGCGGATATTGTTATTTTTAAACCTGTTGACCTGTTTAAAATTGAACGCAAAGTTGCCGAACTCATAGGCAGTACAAAAGAATAG
- a CDS encoding response regulator, whose amino-acid sequence MAGEHILIVEDEPDIAEILRDYLIKEGYTVTLMDRGEKVVNFVKNENISIILLDIMLPGMDGKTICREIRKFSEVPVLMITAKVEEVDRIIGFELGADDYVCKPFSPREVVVRVKAILRRTLKHTNDDEILSRGLVSLNRSSRVVTVNGCELNLTPSEFDIFSILMESPNRVFTRTQLIETVQGYNYDGYERTIDFHIKNLRKKIAVHLPGRKIIQSSYGLGYKLVI is encoded by the coding sequence ATGGCTGGTGAACACATATTAATCGTGGAAGACGAACCTGATATTGCAGAAATATTGAGGGACTACCTTATCAAAGAAGGATATACCGTAACCCTTATGGATCGTGGGGAGAAGGTGGTGAACTTTGTAAAAAACGAAAATATTTCTATTATTTTACTAGATATCATGCTACCCGGTATGGACGGAAAGACCATCTGCAGGGAGATCAGAAAATTTTCCGAAGTGCCTGTTCTCATGATTACGGCAAAAGTAGAGGAGGTGGACCGGATTATCGGTTTTGAGCTGGGTGCCGATGATTATGTCTGCAAGCCGTTCAGTCCCAGGGAAGTCGTGGTCAGGGTCAAGGCCATATTGCGCAGGACGTTGAAACACACCAATGATGATGAAATTCTGTCCCGGGGCCTTGTGTCGTTGAACCGCTCATCCCGGGTGGTCACAGTCAACGGTTGTGAACTCAACCTTACACCCAGTGAATTTGATATATTTTCAATCCTGATGGAGAGTCCTAACCGGGTGTTTACCCGCACCCAACTCATCGAAACAGTGCAAGGGTACAACTACGACGGGTATGAACGGACCATTGATTTTCATATCAAAAATTTAAGAAAAAAAATTGCGGTGCACCTTCCGGGCCGCAAGATTATTCAGTCCTCCTATGGACTGGGGTATAAGCTGGTAATCTAA
- the glmM gene encoding phosphoglucosamine mutase, whose amino-acid sequence MGKLFGTDGIRGKANTYPMTCDLAMKTGQAVGLLTRTSSNGCVIIGRDTRVSGQMLESALAAGIASVGVDVMIAGVIPTPGVAYLSSTIESCGAGIMISASHNPYYDNGIKIFQKGGIKLSDDQENDLENTILGPPIDLPSKIGTIESVNDAQAEYARFLVKKFDFPIKPKKLKLVIDTANGAASFCAPEIFTPDIFDVRFIHNQPNGTNINEACGSQHTKDLSEHVKKVNADAGLAFDGDADRLIAVDETGQQITGDTVLAILSEFAKQTGKLGNSIVVSTVMSNVGFGNAMAQLGIRHEITGVGDRKVLERMKETGALLGGEDSGHMIFLDEQTTGDGALSALKLIEVMLATQKPLSELAKVMTVYPQVLINVEVDASRPDFMKVPMVADAIQAVESQLGSQGRVLVRYSGTQPLLRVMVEGPEEDLTRQCCEKICAAIKKSL is encoded by the coding sequence ATGGGAAAATTATTTGGAACAGACGGTATACGGGGCAAGGCAAACACCTATCCCATGACATGCGATCTGGCCATGAAAACAGGCCAGGCAGTAGGTCTTTTAACGCGAACGTCTTCTAACGGATGTGTAATCATCGGTCGGGATACCCGGGTTTCAGGCCAGATGCTTGAATCTGCGCTTGCTGCAGGGATTGCTTCCGTCGGTGTTGACGTGATGATCGCCGGTGTTATTCCGACCCCCGGGGTAGCGTACCTGAGCAGCACCATTGAATCCTGTGGGGCCGGCATCATGATTTCGGCCTCACATAACCCCTATTATGATAATGGCATCAAAATATTTCAAAAAGGCGGTATTAAACTGTCCGATGACCAGGAGAATGACCTTGAGAACACTATCCTTGGTCCGCCCATTGATCTGCCTTCAAAAATTGGAACCATTGAATCTGTCAATGATGCCCAGGCCGAATACGCCCGGTTTCTGGTTAAAAAATTTGATTTTCCCATAAAACCAAAAAAACTCAAACTGGTGATTGATACGGCTAATGGCGCTGCAAGTTTTTGTGCCCCGGAAATATTCACGCCTGACATTTTTGATGTAAGGTTTATCCATAACCAGCCAAACGGAACAAATATTAATGAGGCTTGCGGTTCCCAGCATACAAAAGATTTAAGCGAGCATGTCAAAAAAGTTAACGCCGATGCCGGTCTTGCTTTTGATGGTGATGCCGACCGTTTGATTGCCGTGGATGAAACCGGACAGCAGATTACAGGAGATACCGTATTGGCAATTTTGTCCGAATTCGCCAAACAGACTGGAAAGCTTGGCAATAGTATCGTTGTAAGTACGGTGATGAGCAATGTGGGATTTGGCAATGCCATGGCACAATTAGGGATTCGGCATGAAATAACCGGGGTAGGGGACAGAAAGGTGCTGGAGCGCATGAAAGAAACCGGTGCGCTTTTAGGCGGGGAAGATTCAGGGCACATGATTTTTCTGGACGAACAGACCACAGGAGACGGTGCATTATCAGCATTAAAGCTCATAGAGGTGATGCTGGCAACCCAAAAACCTTTATCTGAACTCGCTAAGGTTATGACTGTTTATCCCCAGGTCCTGATCAATGTTGAAGTGGATGCATCCAGGCCCGATTTTATGAAGGTACCCATGGTTGCAGATGCAATTCAAGCGGTTGAATCACAGCTTGGCAGCCAGGGCAGGGTGCTTGTGCGGTATTCGGGCACACAACCGTTGCTCAGGGTGATGGTTGAAGGCCCTGAAGAAGACCTGACCCGCCAATGCTGTGAGAAGATCTGCGCGGCCATAAAAAAGAGTTTATAG
- a CDS encoding glucose-6-phosphate isomerase, translating into MNPAGLLYPDDSSNKKLHTKLTKAAQNFDSPDHHLRQILDRPGRFSDFSLGMDGFFMDFSRQRLDENALSLLHESQTLSNALKKFSEMTQGKIVNPTENRAALHTAARGTGPSPLLFKEMDVKAQMQQVNEKIEEFCASVHDGKICSACGKPFTQAVVIGIGGSYLGCEFVYQALTGADRKMDLLFLPNVDIDNFARVIESIDKETTLWIVISKSYTTTETMANLNQVSTWLKAQGVSPLDHMVTITAKGSPGDDPDTPVLASFHMFDFIGGRYSVSSAVGGLPLSLAFGYDVFKRFLDGCRLMDTHVLQSPAEKNIALTAALISIWNTLYMGYPAQAIIPYASRLARLSPHVQQLYMESLGKSVSREGQRLTQAAGTIIFGEPGTNAQHSFFQLAHQGNAFPIDFIGVKTPGYTGIQAMSKGVTNHQELWANLLAQAGALALGRSSDDPARNFDGNRPSTIITIDNLEPESVGMLLSFYEARTVLEGFILGVNPFDQFGVELGKVMAGDIREEIAARNDDPSYTFACASETDNFYLDFLFRK; encoded by the coding sequence ATGAACCCGGCTGGTTTGCTTTATCCGGACGACTCTTCCAATAAAAAACTTCATACAAAATTAACAAAAGCGGCCCAAAATTTTGACTCGCCGGATCACCATCTGCGTCAGATTTTAGACCGACCCGGACGGTTTTCCGATTTCAGTCTTGGCATGGACGGTTTTTTTATGGATTTTTCTCGTCAGCGGCTTGATGAAAATGCGTTATCTTTGCTGCATGAATCTCAAACCTTGTCCAATGCACTTAAAAAATTTAGTGAAATGACCCAGGGGAAAATCGTAAACCCCACTGAAAACCGTGCAGCGCTGCATACTGCGGCCCGGGGCACAGGCCCCTCCCCTCTTTTATTCAAGGAGATGGACGTTAAAGCGCAGATGCAACAAGTCAATGAAAAAATAGAAGAATTCTGCGCATCAGTCCATGACGGCAAAATCTGCTCGGCATGCGGAAAACCCTTTACCCAGGCGGTGGTCATTGGTATCGGCGGATCATATCTTGGGTGTGAATTTGTTTACCAGGCCCTGACCGGGGCTGACAGAAAAATGGATCTTTTATTTTTGCCCAACGTGGATATTGACAATTTTGCCCGGGTCATTGAATCCATCGACAAAGAGACCACCCTTTGGATCGTGATTTCCAAATCCTATACCACCACCGAAACCATGGCCAATCTCAACCAGGTCAGCACATGGCTCAAAGCCCAGGGCGTCTCTCCGTTAGATCACATGGTCACCATCACGGCCAAGGGTAGTCCGGGGGACGATCCCGATACACCAGTGCTTGCTTCTTTTCATATGTTTGATTTTATCGGCGGCAGGTATTCGGTGTCCTCGGCAGTAGGTGGACTGCCTTTAAGCCTTGCGTTTGGATATGATGTTTTCAAACGCTTTTTGGACGGCTGCCGTCTTATGGATACCCATGTACTGCAAAGTCCGGCAGAAAAAAACATCGCCTTAACCGCAGCCCTGATCTCCATTTGGAACACCCTGTATATGGGATATCCGGCCCAGGCCATTATTCCGTATGCGTCAAGGTTGGCCCGGCTCAGCCCACATGTCCAGCAGCTTTATATGGAAAGCCTCGGCAAATCGGTCTCTCGGGAAGGCCAGCGTTTAACCCAGGCGGCCGGCACCATTATCTTCGGGGAACCCGGCACCAATGCCCAGCACTCATTTTTCCAGCTGGCCCACCAGGGAAACGCCTTTCCCATTGATTTCATCGGCGTAAAAACGCCGGGATACACCGGTATTCAGGCCATGTCCAAAGGGGTGACCAACCACCAGGAACTTTGGGCCAATCTTTTGGCCCAGGCCGGTGCACTTGCCCTTGGCCGCAGTTCCGATGACCCGGCCAGGAATTTTGACGGCAACCGGCCCTCAACAATCATCACCATTGATAACCTGGAACCGGAAAGTGTGGGTATGCTGCTCTCTTTCTATGAGGCCAGAACTGTCCTGGAAGGATTCATTCTCGGTGTAAACCCCTTTGACCAGTTTGGTGTGGAGTTAGGCAAAGTCATGGCCGGGGATATCCGCGAAGAAATTGCCGCAAGAAACGATGACCCTTCATATACGTTTGCCTGTGCATCGGAAACGGATAATTTTTACCTGGATTTTTTGTTCCGGAAATGA
- a CDS encoding beta-ketoacyl-ACP synthase III, whose translation MKKSIIKGSGFFVPPHIVTNQDLAEFMDTSDEWIRQRTGIHQRHWVTEEDVCGASDLATQAARMALDNAGWHPNDLDFIIFATLSPDIMFPGGGCLLARNLELNSTPALDIRQQCTGFLYGFATADSYIKSGLASKILLVGAEVHSTGLDKTTRGRDVTVIFGDGAAALCIEAVDTDENVGLIASALHADGHFAEALKTELPASNLIKRIPDGLSTDDPRYFPVMDGPAIFKKAVRMLPKVTLEVLKKAGMELSDIDLVVPHQANKRINQAFGQFLKLPEDKIFHNIEKYGNTTAASIPLALHEAIETGRIGKSGDVVLFAGLGAGLTWGASLYKFP comes from the coding sequence ATGAAAAAATCAATTATCAAGGGCTCAGGCTTCTTTGTGCCACCCCATATTGTCACCAATCAGGACCTGGCCGAATTTATGGACACTTCTGATGAATGGATTCGCCAGCGCACCGGCATTCATCAGCGACACTGGGTCACCGAGGAAGATGTCTGCGGTGCATCGGATTTGGCCACCCAGGCAGCCCGCATGGCACTGGACAACGCAGGTTGGCATCCCAACGATCTGGATTTTATTATTTTTGCCACCTTAAGCCCGGATATCATGTTCCCGGGGGGCGGGTGTCTTTTAGCCCGAAATCTTGAACTTAATTCCACACCGGCCCTGGACATTCGCCAGCAATGCACCGGATTTTTGTACGGATTTGCCACAGCAGATTCTTATATCAAATCCGGGCTTGCCTCAAAGATTCTTCTGGTGGGTGCTGAAGTGCATTCCACAGGACTTGATAAAACCACCCGGGGCAGGGATGTCACGGTGATTTTCGGTGATGGAGCCGCCGCCCTGTGTATCGAAGCCGTTGATACGGATGAAAACGTGGGCTTGATTGCCTCGGCATTACATGCAGATGGGCATTTTGCAGAGGCTTTAAAAACCGAACTGCCAGCTTCCAATCTTATAAAGCGCATCCCTGATGGTCTTTCCACTGATGACCCCCGATATTTTCCGGTCATGGACGGTCCTGCCATATTTAAAAAAGCTGTACGTATGCTTCCAAAGGTGACCTTGGAAGTTCTGAAAAAAGCAGGCATGGAGTTGTCTGATATTGATCTTGTGGTGCCCCACCAGGCCAATAAACGTATTAACCAGGCCTTTGGCCAGTTCCTCAAGCTGCCTGAAGATAAAATTTTCCATAATATCGAAAAATACGGCAACACCACGGCTGCCAGCATTCCTTTGGCACTTCATGAAGCCATTGAAACCGGCCGTATCGGCAAATCCGGGGATGTTGTGCTTTTTGCAGGTCTTGGTGCCGGCCTGACCTGGGGGGCGTCTCTTTATAAATTCCCCTGA
- a CDS encoding ATP-binding protein: MKLKYKLFIALVSSSCLLLLLVVGVMQLTIRKNFIGFLNDVEFRNQAGMIDLLKNSYTRHSGWDVFKGDPRAWHDLLGLARSVQGVDEMIPPGPRRQPPSGPRLGPGPRPGPRGPQTSEPAVLPHDPTSLHRRLCLFDEQKNYVAGECRKDSEFDYYPIMLSNRTIGYLGLENMSDMREPLELAFLKRQTRIVYIIGVGILVISLLVSYVISRQVLGPVNALARGTRQMRQFDFETRVNVRSNDELGALALDFNRMAVTLQQYETMRKNWISDISHELRTPVAVIRSKLEAIQDGIREMTPEFLDSLHKDILGLGRLINDLHQISLMDSRNLSVNLKPVSIEALLDKSIEAFAIRFEQKGIDIQKAWKPGTLPLVSGDAALLKRVFANLFENTLKYTDTPGVLRLNCRVSGSQLVIEMEDSAPAVPAACLESIFERLYRLEQSRNRTLGGSGLGLSMSREIISLHQGTITALSSSLGGLKIVIELPVITETNNIIEG; the protein is encoded by the coding sequence ATGAAACTGAAATACAAACTTTTTATTGCACTGGTGTCCAGTTCCTGCCTTCTCCTGCTGCTTGTGGTCGGGGTAATGCAGCTGACCATCCGTAAAAATTTTATTGGATTCTTAAATGATGTGGAGTTTCGAAACCAAGCCGGAATGATAGATCTGCTAAAGAACAGCTACACCCGGCATTCCGGTTGGGACGTATTCAAAGGAGATCCGAGGGCATGGCACGACCTTCTTGGCCTGGCTCGGTCGGTGCAGGGCGTCGATGAGATGATTCCCCCCGGTCCCCGGAGGCAACCCCCCAGTGGTCCAAGACTGGGACCGGGGCCAAGACCGGGACCGCGCGGTCCTCAAACCTCCGAACCAGCGGTTCTCCCTCATGACCCAACTTCCCTGCACCGCCGGCTTTGCCTGTTCGATGAGCAGAAAAACTATGTGGCCGGAGAGTGCCGCAAGGACAGTGAATTTGATTATTACCCCATTATGCTGTCAAACAGAACCATCGGATATCTGGGCCTGGAGAACATGTCCGATATGAGAGAACCGTTGGAGCTTGCCTTTTTAAAAAGACAGACTCGGATTGTGTATATTATCGGCGTGGGTATTCTTGTAATTTCCCTACTGGTATCCTATGTCATTTCCAGGCAGGTGCTGGGTCCGGTGAACGCCCTTGCCAGGGGAACCCGGCAGATGCGGCAGTTTGATTTTGAGACAAGGGTAAACGTGCGCTCAAATGATGAGTTAGGGGCTCTTGCCCTGGATTTCAACCGGATGGCCGTCACCCTGCAGCAGTATGAAACCATGAGAAAAAACTGGATTTCAGACATTTCACATGAACTGCGGACACCTGTTGCCGTAATCCGAAGCAAGCTTGAAGCTATCCAGGACGGTATCCGGGAGATGACGCCTGAGTTTCTTGATTCGCTTCATAAGGATATTCTTGGCCTTGGCAGATTAATCAATGACCTGCACCAGATATCCCTGATGGACTCCAGAAATTTGTCCGTCAACCTGAAGCCTGTTTCCATTGAAGCGTTGCTGGATAAAAGTATTGAGGCGTTTGCCATTCGTTTTGAACAAAAGGGCATCGACATTCAAAAGGCGTGGAAGCCAGGGACGCTGCCTTTGGTTTCAGGGGATGCGGCCCTGCTGAAACGGGTATTTGCTAATCTTTTTGAAAATACACTAAAATACACCGATACCCCAGGGGTGTTGAGACTGAACTGCCGGGTCAGCGGGTCGCAACTGGTAATTGAAATGGAAGACTCAGCGCCGGCTGTGCCGGCAGCATGCCTTGAGTCCATATTCGAGCGGCTTTACCGTCTGGAACAGTCCAGAAACAGGACGTTAGGTGGAAGCGGACTGGGCTTAAGCATGAGTCGGGAAATCATCTCCTTGCACCAGGGAACGATTACGGCGCTCTCGTCATCTTTGGGAGGGCTAAAAATCGTCATTGAATTGCCTGTGATCACAGAAACCAACAACATCATTGAAGGATAA
- a CDS encoding protein GlmU — MNLNNIEILQKKGVNIPNPSTVFIGDDVDLERISPDGVTLFSGTKLTGAQTLIMPGSVLGYETPVTVENCLIGPGTKLHGGYFQDTVFMGDNVFGSGGHVRKGCILEEQANAAHTVGLKQTILFPFVTLGSLINFCDCLMAGGTSRKDHSEVGSSFIHFNYTPNQDKATASMMGNVHQGVMLNQRPVFLGGQGGLVGPVRIAFGCISAAGSIIRNSELRCNHLIMGGTMRNASIQWRPGTYTRPDRILTENVCYISGLYALKAWYCFIRTLFTWDWMSQALVSGLQKNIDICIQERIKRLNAFGDKLEVSKRILLQRGKAQGSQAVTAHNTVLEKLSQASLIFDQAENDLKTPGPEGEQFIEYIDIQSIHNKKNYMGTIQGLDESISIIGSAWLKGIEDRIVNAFGLEVKSNKKAG; from the coding sequence ATGAATTTAAATAATATTGAGATCTTGCAGAAAAAAGGGGTGAATATCCCAAATCCATCCACCGTGTTTATCGGTGATGACGTTGACCTTGAGCGTATATCTCCGGACGGGGTAACGCTTTTTTCCGGCACCAAGTTAACCGGCGCACAAACCCTGATTATGCCGGGCAGCGTTCTTGGTTACGAAACGCCGGTGACCGTTGAAAACTGTCTTATTGGGCCGGGAACAAAGCTGCACGGCGGATATTTTCAGGATACCGTGTTCATGGGGGACAATGTTTTTGGTTCCGGCGGGCATGTGCGAAAGGGCTGTATTTTAGAAGAACAGGCCAATGCCGCCCACACCGTAGGGCTCAAGCAGACCATTCTTTTTCCCTTTGTCACCCTTGGCAGTCTGATCAACTTCTGCGATTGCCTTATGGCCGGCGGCACCAGTCGCAAGGATCATTCCGAGGTGGGATCATCCTTTATTCATTTTAATTATACCCCAAACCAGGACAAGGCAACGGCCTCCATGATGGGCAATGTTCACCAGGGCGTGATGCTTAACCAGCGGCCAGTGTTCCTTGGGGGCCAAGGTGGGCTTGTGGGACCGGTGAGAATCGCCTTTGGATGTATCAGTGCCGCAGGGTCCATTATTAGGAATAGCGAACTGCGATGCAACCACTTGATCATGGGCGGGACAATGAGAAATGCTTCAATTCAATGGCGTCCGGGTACCTACACCCGTCCCGACAGGATTTTAACTGAAAATGTTTGTTATATTTCAGGGCTGTATGCGTTAAAAGCCTGGTATTGTTTCATTCGTACGCTTTTTACCTGGGATTGGATGTCCCAGGCCCTTGTTTCAGGCTTGCAGAAAAATATTGATATCTGTATTCAGGAGCGGATAAAACGGCTGAATGCGTTTGGAGACAAGCTTGAAGTGTCAAAGAGGATTTTGCTGCAAAGGGGAAAAGCGCAGGGCAGTCAAGCTGTTACCGCACATAACACGGTTCTGGAAAAACTGTCCCAGGCGTCTCTGATATTTGATCAGGCTGAGAATGATCTTAAAACCCCTGGGCCGGAAGGGGAACAATTTATTGAATACATTGATATTCAAAGTATTCATAACAAAAAAAATTACATGGGTACTATTCAGGGCCTTGACGAATCAATTTCGATCATAGGGTCAGCATGGCTCAAGGGTATTGAAGACCGAATTGTTAATGCGTTTGGGTTGGAAGTAAAATCTAATAAAAAAGCAGGATAA